The Euwallacea similis isolate ESF13 chromosome 13, ESF131.1, whole genome shotgun sequence genomic interval TTCAAGTTATTCCTCATATTCTGGAGAATTTTCGCAATAAATGAGAACAGAGCAGTGCGCtgttgttaaaaaacaaccaAGATGTTACATTATGACCACCATGTTGCTAAGTTTGGTCtaagttttggccttttttgTTTAGAAGCGAAGTGCAAAATGATTTCTCAATTTCCAAACAAACTACATTCCcatagaaattttcttaaaggtCTCACGTTAAGGCACTTTAGGGCACCCATTCAAATTCCGGGAGGGCATTTCATAATGTCAATAGAATATTTGGTGCGAATTTTGAACACGAGACACGTAACAGCTGTTTGTAACGTCAAATAATGACGACGGCGTCGGTTTGATGTGAAATCTGAATGAAAAGTACCCTAAACGAGATACTTTTCGGCATAAAGCAACGGAGTTTTATTCGGGGAGCTGATATATTCCTATCCGGGCACCCTAAAACATAAAACCCTCCCTTAAAGAGGATTAGAAAGCTCGGGGTTTCGGGCTCTTGTACGGGAAGGTTGATTCAGGGGATCTATGTTCCAGGCGAATATCAATGATCGTTATTTTGCTAGGGACCagagtaaataaaaacaaatcggGATGTATTTGAATTGTGTCCGGATGATACGGGATTTCTTTGTTTGTTCCGATTGTTTGCTTGGTGTCCCCTTCTGATGAAGTCTTGCGAAATCGTTTCTTCGTTTCTAGCGATACGGTAACGATCTAATTTGAACGTGCAACATCCTCTATAATAACACAATCGACCATCATTTCCCAAGTGTGGTTTTATTTACGCTACTGTCTCCGACCTGTTTccttgttttttatttctgcaTGACTAATTCCTACACCCCAAAAATCACAAACTATACAATAGCAATGAAAAACGATATAGGTATTCACTGGGTGTGACGAGACCGACTCCTCCGAAGTGCAATCACCTGGGGTTGACGGTACAGGTACCCATTCAGCTCAAGGTGCCTGCAAGAACATTCAGAAATTCGACCAATCTCTGCAGAGCTTCCAAGACATGACGGAAATTAGAGGGGCCGCGCTAATCTCATCAGCAAAAGCGAGGAAGGCTTCATCAGGAAGGTAAAATTACCTGTTAAATTTCTAGGCGTTTTGACCCACCATGGCTCCTTAGTCCGGTCCTGCCGGCGGATAGCCTCATCATTTCGTCTTGAGAATTAGTTGGCTTGTACCGCATAAAGTCATTTCCTGTTGTTTGCAATTACTCCATCCTCCCAATGAAACAATGCACAGGATATAATCGAGTCATTCTTGTTTTGACTAGAGCCTTCAATGGCCAAAACGAGCAGGTAATTACCAGTGCGCGCACTTACGTAACACACACTATTGTTTTGGGTTTATGATGTGATGATCCATGAGGAACACAGATCCAGGCACAATTGATACATGTATTTTTCTTACGTCTTGCGGTTTACGTTAATGGACTTTAGTTGTACCATTCAGAATATAATGAGGGAAGGGGGATTTGGTCGGGCAGTGTACAGGATAGTCCACTACCTCATCTACATCATCAatacaacttttttgtctcttgaatttttttcgtatcttgctttgaaaaaaattaatttaagaaaaatcaaacacgaaaaacgttttattaaaactacacttgAACAAATAAGTTGGATTTTTAGTTGCTTAATgcagaaaaaatacaaaggtttaaaaaaagtcagtggcgcacATTTTTTTGGCCATAGAGTTGGTTGAGGTACCCCCCGGGACGCCACTGGACTTAATAATTTGAATCAAGTTAGGGCTAAAAGCACCTTTCTACCATAAATAACGTAGTAGGCTATCTCACGGGGACCACCCTGTAGACTTAGAATCGATTTAACCGATAGATATGGATCGTCACATAATTCACCTGAACTCAAACAGTACCTAATTAACCTGCCTTGACCTCATCCTCGAGTCAGGTGTTAACCCTCAAAAGTCAGCATCACCATCGCAAACGTCACTATACAAAATTCCTTGTACAGCCTCTCAATATGGACGTTGAGGACAAACTAGACGAGGACTTCCTCTTCTTCACGAACTTCACCAGTACCTACCTCAAACGCATCAACGATCGCGATGTCTTCACGAAGTGCATGAACTGGATTTTGAAGCTTTGCACCGAGCCTTGCGAGGGGGTGGACAGAAAACGATGCAGGAATATGTATTTGTCCAATCTTCTGATGTACATGCAGAACGGCAAGCTGGAAGAACCTTTTCTGCGACCCCCTTTTTCTGTGGATATATCTGATGCCATGGAGGTAAAACACTCCTTTTGTATCCTTCCTGAAGCTTGCAGTAATCCTTTTAAAGGTATTTTGGAGCATTCCTGACTCGCTGGAAAAGCCTGCGTGGCTGGATGACACAGACTTAGACCTAAGTAGCGTTGCTGGTCATCCAGATAAGAGTGGCAGGACCTATTTTGCCACAAAAACTCTTCCAAATGAACAGGGAGCTTTCGCATATATCGGCGTGAGCCTCACAGGTAAAACGCCATGTTCGTGGCTTCTATGTCAGCGAGATGTATCGCGTTTTCAGGCAACGACTGGATGAGCCCCTCAATGGCCGCAGGGGATGCGGCCCTTCATGGGCCAGCCACCATGGAGCATCAACTAGGACAAAAACACTGCGAACGTGCCCCTGAATCCGAGATGAAGAAGATCTTGTCTAAGAGAAGAAACCctaaagaaagagaaaaagtCTTGACCTTCTATGACACATTATTGCAATTGCTCGCTAATGAGCTGAGTGTCGAAGCCCCAGAATTCAACGAAACCGTGGAAGGCCTCCTAGAACAGCTCGTGGCAGATCTAAGGGCCAAAGGGCAATACAACAGCCTCTGCGCGAACATGGACGATTACGAAAAGAGAACGGAACTACTGACGACTCTCTATGATCGAATAAAAATTAGGAGAGATAAGTTGGCTGCACGAGAGGAAATCCTGGACGACATCGAGCAGAAAGTAGTGGGACAGTTCTTTGAACTGCCTCAAATTAAACCTGATGACGAGTACCAACTTCCTGCAGTCATGTGGCAACAGGCGATCGAAAAAATGCCCCACAGGCGCCATATGGAGgctttgaagcaaaaataccCGATCAATGTGGTAGAAAAATTCCTAGCTTACTTAGCGTCTTTTAAGGAAGAAATTGCTGAGCGCATGCATAGAAGACACCAGAGAATCGCCACGCAAATGAAGAAGGACCTCAGGAACGAGACCACGAAAAAAAAGAATGAGGTGGAGAAAATGGAGGCTACTTGCATTGAAACTGAGCAAATATACAGGGCTGTTACGGAGCATTGGAGGAAGACCCAGGCTGCTGAGGAGCACAACAGAAACCATCAAAATCTCATGGGAAGTGACCACACTCTCCTGTACGCAGAGCTTAGGGCTACAGCTTTGGATGCTCAAAAACTGGTGGAAGAAGAGGACGCTAGGGGCAAATTCCTGGCCGAGCAAATAAACAATGTGGCAGAACAGAACGATATCATCAAGGAAATTCACGACGAATCCATTAGGAAATGGGAAAATGCCGGCGCGAAGATTCTGAGTGGAATTAGAAAACTCAATGAAGCCATCAGACGGTACGAGAGGAGGATTGAAAAGGTCAGAAGCATGGGGGTGTCCACCAGGATGAATTTGAGCGAAACACTTCCTGGAAATCCCTATTTCTGATTGTTAATATTCCATCGCTGTCTTCGAGCTGTGATTTATTACTTTATCGTTAAATCGACCGAAATCTGTTTTTGCTAATGCATTGATTATACAACACCTCAGCAATATTGCAGCAACCTGTAAGCTGTAATTTGGCCGATGCAAATTGAATGTTGGGCTGGGAACGATCTGCTTTACAATAATGATGGTGTGGAACATTTCGCCAGATAATTTTAGGTAGGTGCTCGTTGTGCTCACACACTAACAAAAGCCAGTTTTAGGTAGTTTCCAACTCGAATTAGGCAACAGTTAAGTTGTACAGCAAACAAAGGACCCGAGATTAGGGCTATTTGATGCGATACTCTATGAATTCCAAGCGGCTCGAAGTTGGAATTGAGTTATCAGTGGCCCGGAAAAAGACTAGGAAGGAAGAAGTCTCAGCTGAATTCTATGGAATACTTTCCCAGCCGAACCTTTCTTGGAGTTTTGCTATTTCGGATTAAAATTCGCATTTTCTTAACTGGGGGAATTAGCTCATGCCCTTAGGCAATAGCTGCCCAACTGCACACTTGATGAAACTCCAGATTATAATAACTACTTTTTCGTCCAGGAGGGGCGCGAAAGTGAGGCATTTCCTTTTGCGTGTCACGCATGATAGTGAGGTTAATCCACCCATTCCTGAAACAACTCAaacttagaaattttttattcctcTGCCGCTATAAACCTGAAAACGGGGCAACTTCTTTTATGGGAGAACTCAGGATTATGGCGAGATAATTTCGCGTTAAACACTTCTAAGGCACATCACTCAATGCAAATA includes:
- the LOC136413082 gene encoding uncharacterized protein, producing the protein MDVEDKLDEDFLFFTNFTSTYLKRINDRDVFTKCMNWILKLCTEPCEGVDRKRCRNMYLSNLLMYMQNGKLEEPFLRPPFSVDISDAMEVFWSIPDSLEKPAWLDDTDLDLSSVAGHPDKSGRTYFATKTLPNEQGAFAYIGVSLTGNDWMSPSMAAGDAALHGPATMEHQLGQKHCERAPESEMKKILSKRRNPKEREKVLTFYDTLLQLLANELSVEAPEFNETVEGLLEQLVADLRAKGQYNSLCANMDDYEKRTELLTTLYDRIKIRRDKLAAREEILDDIEQKVVGQFFELPQIKPDDEYQLPAVMWQQAIEKMPHRRHMEALKQKYPINVVEKFLAYLASFKEEIAERMHRRHQRIATQMKKDLRNETTKKKNEVEKMEATCIETEQIYRAVTEHWRKTQAAEEHNRNHQNLMGSDHTLLYAELRATALDAQKLVEEEDARGKFLAEQINNVAEQNDIIKEIHDESIRKWENAGAKILSGIRKLNEAIRRYERRIEKVRSMGVSTRMNLSETLPGNPYF